From a region of the Equus przewalskii isolate Varuska chromosome 2, EquPr2, whole genome shotgun sequence genome:
- the TIE1 gene encoding tyrosine-protein kinase receptor Tie-1 isoform X3 has product MVWLGAPLLLPILFLASDVGAAVDLTLLADLRLTEPQRFFLTCVSGEAGVGRGSDAWGAPLLLEKDDRIVRTPPPWQPPHLARNGSHQVTLRGFSQPSDLVGVFSCVGGAGARRTPVVYVHNSPGAHLHPDKVTHTVNKGDTAVLSARVRKEKQMDVIWKSNGSYFSTLDWHEAQDGRFLLRFPDVQPPSSGIYSATYLEASPLGSAFFRLIVRGCEAGRWGPGCTKECPGCLHGGVCHDQDGECVCPPGFTGTRCEQACREGRFGQSCQEQCPGTSGCRGLTFCLPDPYGCSCGSGWRGSQCQEACAPGHFGADCRLRCQCQNGGTCDRFSGCVCPSGWHGVHCEKSDRIPQILDVASELEFNLETMPRINCAAAGNPFPVRGSMELRKPDGTVLQSTKAIVEPDRTTAEFEVPRLTLGDSGLWECRVSTSGGQDSRRFRVNVKVPPVARTAPRLLAKQSRQLVVSPLVSFSGDGPIASVRLHYRPQDSTMDWSAIVVDPSENVTLMNLRPKTGYSVRVQLSRPGDGGEGAWGPPTLMTTDCPGLQSGDPVQEIRAAEEGLDKQLILATVGSVSATCLTILAALCTLVCIRRSCLHRRRTFTYQSGSGEETILQFSSGTLTLTRRPKPQPEPLNYPVLEWEDITFEDLIGEGNFGQVIRAMIKKDGLKMNAAIKMLKEYASENDHRDFAGELEVLCKLGHHPNIINLLGACENRGYLYIAIEYAPYGNLLDFLRKSRVLETDPAFAREHGTASTLSSRQLLRFASDAANGMQYLSEKQFIHRDLAARNVLVGENLASKIADFGLSRGEEVYVKKTMGRLPVRWMAIESLNYSVYTTKSDVWSFGVLLWEIVSLGGTPYCGMTCAELYEKLPQGYRMEQPRNCDDEVYELMRQCWRDRPYERPPFAQIALQLGRMLEARKAYVNMSLFENFTYAGIDATAEEA; this is encoded by the exons ATGGTCTGGCTGGGGGCCCCTTTACTGCTCCCcatcctcttcctggcttctgatGTTG GTGCGGCCGTGGACCTGACGCTGCTGGCCGACCTGCGCCTCACGGAGCCCCAGCGTTTCTTTCTGACCTGCGTGTCCGGGGAGGCCGGGGTGGGCAGGGGCTCGGACGCCTGGGGCGCCCCGCTGCTGCTGGAGAAAGACGACCGCATCGTGCGCACGCCCCCGCCCTGGCAGCCCCCGCACCTGGCCCGCAACGGCTCGCACCAGGTCACGCTGCGCGGCTTCTCGCAACCCTCCGACCTCGTAGGCGTCTTCTCCTGCGTGGGCGGCGCGGGGGCGCGGCGCACGCCAGTAGTCTACGTGCACAACAGCCCCGGAG CCCACCTGCACCCGGACAAGGTCACACACACGGTGAACAAAGGCGACACGGCAGTGCTGTCCGCACGTGTGCGCAAGGAGAAGCAGATGGATGTGATCTGGAAGAGCAACG GATCCTACTTCTCTACCCTGGACTGGCATGAGGCCCAGGATGGCCGGTTCCTGCTGCGGTTCCCAGATGTGCAGCCACCATCGAGTGGCATTTACAGTGCTACCTACCTAGAAGCCAGCCCACTGGGCAGTGCCTTCTTTCGGCTCATCGTGCGAG GCTGTGAGGCTGGGCGCTGGGGCCCAGGCTGTACCAAGGAATGCCCAGGCTGCCTGCATGGAGGTGTCTGCCATGACCAGGACGGCGAGTGTGTGTGCCCCCCTGGATTCACTGGCACCCGCTGTGAGCAGG CCTGCAGAGAGGGCCGTTTTGGGCAGAGCTGCCAAGAACAGTGCCCAGGCACATCAGGCTGCCGGGGCCTCACCTTCTGCCTCCCGGACCCCTACGGCTGTTCTTGTGGATCTGGCTGGAGAGGAAGCCAGTGCCAGGAAG CCTGTGCCCCTGGCCATTTTGGGGCCGATTGCCGCCTCCGGTGCCAGTGTCAGAATGGCGGCACTTGTGACCGCTTCAGCGGCTGTGTCTGCCCCTCGGGGTGGCATGGAGTACACTGTGAGAAGTCAG accGGATCCCCCAGATCCTTGATGTGGCCTCAGAACTGGAGTTCAACTTAGAGACAATGCCCCGAATCAACTGTGCGGCCGCGGGGAACCCCTTCCCGGTCCGGGGCAGCATGGAGCTCCGCAAGCCAGATGGCACCGTCCTCCAG TCCACCAAGGCCATTGTGGAGCCAGACAGGACCACAGCTGAGTTCGAGGTGCCCCGCTTGACCCTCGGGGACAGTGGGCTCTGGGAGTGCCGGGTGTCCACATCTGGTGGCCAAGACAGCCGACGCTTCAGGGTCAACGTCAAAG TGCCCCCAGTTGCCCGGACTGCTCCTCGGCTCCTGGCCAAGCAGAGCCGCCAGCTTGTGGTCTCCCCACTGGTCTCCTTCTCTGGGGACGGACCCATCGCATCTGTGCGCCTGCACTACCGGCCCCAGGACAGCACCATGGACTGGTCAGCCATTGTAG tggACCCCAGTGAGAATGTGACGTTAATGAACCTGAGGCCGAAGACGGGATACAGTGTCCGTGTGCAGCTGAGCCGGCCAGGGGATGggggggagggagcctgggggccTCCCACCCTCATGACCACAGACTGTCCTG GGCTGCAGAGCGGGGACCCAGTCCAAGAGATCCGGGCAGCTGAAGAGGGCCTGGATAAACAGCTGATCCTGGCTACAGTGGGCTCCGTGTCTGCCACCTGCCTCACCATCCTGGCTGCCCTCTGCACCCTGGTGTGCATCCGCAGAAGCTGCCTGCATCGCCGACGTACCTTCACCTACCAATCAGGATCG GGCGAAGAGACCATCCTGCAGTTCAGCTCAGGCACCTTGACGCTGACCCGGCGACCGAAACCACAGCCTGAGCCCCTGAATTACCCAGTGCTGGAGTGGGAGGACATCACTTTTGAGGACCTCATCGGGGAGGGGAACTTCGGCCAAGTCATCCGAGCCATGATTAAGAAGGACGGGCTCAAAATGAATGCAGCCATCAAGATGCTGAAAG AGTATGCCTCTGAAAATGACCATCGTGACTTTGCGGGAGAACTGGAAGTTCTGTGCAAATTGGGGCATCACCCCAACATCATCAACCTCTTGGGGGCCTGTGAGAACCGAG GTTACTTGTATATCGCTATTGAATATGCCCCCTACGGGAACCTGCTAGATTTTCTGCGGAAGAGCCGGGTCCTGGAAACGGACCCAGCTTTTGCTCGAGAACATGGAACGGCCTCCACCCTCAGCTCCCGGCAGCTGCTGCGTTTTGCCAGTGATGCTGCCAATGGCATGCAGTACCTGAGTGAgaagcag TTCATCCACAGGGACCTGGCTGCCCGAAATGTGCTGGTCGGAGAGAACCTGGCCTCCAAGATTGCAGACTTTGGCCTTTCTCGGGGGGAGGAGGTTTATGTGAAGAAGACTATG GGGCGTCTCCCCGTGCGCTGGATGGCCATTGAGTCTCTGAACTACAGCGTATATACCACCAAAAGTGACGT TTGGTCCTTTGGGGTCCTCCTCTGGGAGATCGTGAGCCTTG GGGGCACACCCTACTGTGGCATGACTTGTGCTGAACTCTATGAGAAGCTGCCTCAGGGTTACCGAATGGAGCAGCCTCGTAACTGTGATGATGAAGT GTACGAGCTGATGCGTCAGTGCTGGCGGGACCGTCCATATGAGCGACCTCCCTTTGCACAGATTGCACTGCAGCTGGGCCGAATGCTGGAAGCCAGGAAG GCCTATGTGAACATGTCGCTGTTCGAGAACTTCACCTATGCGGGCATTGACGCTACAGCTGAGGAGGCCTGA
- the TIE1 gene encoding tyrosine-protein kinase receptor Tie-1 isoform X2 has product MVWLGAPLLLPILFLASDVGAAVDLTLLADLRLTEPQRFFLTCVSGEAGVGRGSDAWGAPLLLEKDDRIVRTPPPWQPPHLARNGSHQVTLRGFSQPSDLVGVFSCVGGAGARRTPVVYVHNSPGAHLHPDKVTHTVNKGDTAVLSARVRKEKQMDVIWKSNGSYFSTLDWHEAQDGRFLLRFPDVQPPSSGIYSATYLEASPLGSAFFRLIVRGCEAGRWGPGCTKECPGCLHGGVCHDQDGECVCPPGFTGTRCEQACREGRFGQSCQEQCPGTSGCRGLTFCLPDPYGCSCGSGWRGSQCQEACAPGHFGADCRLRCQCQNGGTCDRFSGCVCPSGWHGVHCEKSDRIPQILDVASELEFNLETMPRINCAAAGNPFPVRGSMELRKPDGTVLQSTKAIVEPDRTTAEFEVPRLTLGDSGLWECRVSTSGGQDSRRFRVNVKVPPVARTAPRLLAKQSRQLVVSPLVSFSGDGPIASVRLHYRPQDSTMDWSAIVVDPSENVTLMNLRPKTGYSVRVQLSRPGDGGEGAWGPPTLMTTDCPEPLLQPWLEGWHAEGPDRLRVSWSLPSVPGPLVGDGFLLRLWDGARGQERRENVSSPQARTALLTGLTPGTHYQLDVRLYHCTVLGPASPPARVLLPPSGLQSGDPVQEIRAAEEGLDKQLILATVGSVSATCLTILAALCTLVCIRRSCLHRRRTFTYQSGSGEETILQFSSGTLTLTRRPKPQPEPLNYPVLEWEDITFEDLIGEGNFGQVIRAMIKKDGLKMNAAIKMLKEYASENDHRDFAGELEVLCKLGHHPNIINLLGACENRGYLYIAIEYAPYGNLLDFLRKSRVLETDPAFAREHGTASTLSSRQLLRFASDAANGMQYLSEKQFIHRDLAARNVLVGENLASKIADFGLSRGEEVYVKKTMGRLPVRWMAIESLNYSVYTTKSDVWSFGVLLWEIVSLGGTPYCGMTCAELYEKLPQGYRMEQPRNCDDEVYELMRQCWRDRPYERPPFAQIALQLGRMLEARKAYVNMSLFENFTYAGIDATAEEA; this is encoded by the exons ATGGTCTGGCTGGGGGCCCCTTTACTGCTCCCcatcctcttcctggcttctgatGTTG GTGCGGCCGTGGACCTGACGCTGCTGGCCGACCTGCGCCTCACGGAGCCCCAGCGTTTCTTTCTGACCTGCGTGTCCGGGGAGGCCGGGGTGGGCAGGGGCTCGGACGCCTGGGGCGCCCCGCTGCTGCTGGAGAAAGACGACCGCATCGTGCGCACGCCCCCGCCCTGGCAGCCCCCGCACCTGGCCCGCAACGGCTCGCACCAGGTCACGCTGCGCGGCTTCTCGCAACCCTCCGACCTCGTAGGCGTCTTCTCCTGCGTGGGCGGCGCGGGGGCGCGGCGCACGCCAGTAGTCTACGTGCACAACAGCCCCGGAG CCCACCTGCACCCGGACAAGGTCACACACACGGTGAACAAAGGCGACACGGCAGTGCTGTCCGCACGTGTGCGCAAGGAGAAGCAGATGGATGTGATCTGGAAGAGCAACG GATCCTACTTCTCTACCCTGGACTGGCATGAGGCCCAGGATGGCCGGTTCCTGCTGCGGTTCCCAGATGTGCAGCCACCATCGAGTGGCATTTACAGTGCTACCTACCTAGAAGCCAGCCCACTGGGCAGTGCCTTCTTTCGGCTCATCGTGCGAG GCTGTGAGGCTGGGCGCTGGGGCCCAGGCTGTACCAAGGAATGCCCAGGCTGCCTGCATGGAGGTGTCTGCCATGACCAGGACGGCGAGTGTGTGTGCCCCCCTGGATTCACTGGCACCCGCTGTGAGCAGG CCTGCAGAGAGGGCCGTTTTGGGCAGAGCTGCCAAGAACAGTGCCCAGGCACATCAGGCTGCCGGGGCCTCACCTTCTGCCTCCCGGACCCCTACGGCTGTTCTTGTGGATCTGGCTGGAGAGGAAGCCAGTGCCAGGAAG CCTGTGCCCCTGGCCATTTTGGGGCCGATTGCCGCCTCCGGTGCCAGTGTCAGAATGGCGGCACTTGTGACCGCTTCAGCGGCTGTGTCTGCCCCTCGGGGTGGCATGGAGTACACTGTGAGAAGTCAG accGGATCCCCCAGATCCTTGATGTGGCCTCAGAACTGGAGTTCAACTTAGAGACAATGCCCCGAATCAACTGTGCGGCCGCGGGGAACCCCTTCCCGGTCCGGGGCAGCATGGAGCTCCGCAAGCCAGATGGCACCGTCCTCCAG TCCACCAAGGCCATTGTGGAGCCAGACAGGACCACAGCTGAGTTCGAGGTGCCCCGCTTGACCCTCGGGGACAGTGGGCTCTGGGAGTGCCGGGTGTCCACATCTGGTGGCCAAGACAGCCGACGCTTCAGGGTCAACGTCAAAG TGCCCCCAGTTGCCCGGACTGCTCCTCGGCTCCTGGCCAAGCAGAGCCGCCAGCTTGTGGTCTCCCCACTGGTCTCCTTCTCTGGGGACGGACCCATCGCATCTGTGCGCCTGCACTACCGGCCCCAGGACAGCACCATGGACTGGTCAGCCATTGTAG tggACCCCAGTGAGAATGTGACGTTAATGAACCTGAGGCCGAAGACGGGATACAGTGTCCGTGTGCAGCTGAGCCGGCCAGGGGATGggggggagggagcctgggggccTCCCACCCTCATGACCACAGACTGTCCTG AGCCCTTGTTGCAGCCATGGCTGGAGGGCTGGCATGCGGAGGGCCCTGACCGCTTGCGAGTAAGCTGGTCCTTGCCCTCGGTGCCTGGGCCACTTGTGGGCGATGGTTTCCTGCTGCGCCTGTGGGACGGGGCACGGGGACAGGAGCGGCGGGAGAACGTCTCGTCCCCCCAGGCCCGCACCGCCTTGCTGACGGGACTCACGCCTGGCACCCACTACCAGCTGGATGTGCGGCTCTACCACTGCACCGTCCTGGGCCCTGCCTCGCCCCCCGCACGCGTGCTTCTGCCCCCCAGTG GGCTGCAGAGCGGGGACCCAGTCCAAGAGATCCGGGCAGCTGAAGAGGGCCTGGATAAACAGCTGATCCTGGCTACAGTGGGCTCCGTGTCTGCCACCTGCCTCACCATCCTGGCTGCCCTCTGCACCCTGGTGTGCATCCGCAGAAGCTGCCTGCATCGCCGACGTACCTTCACCTACCAATCAGGATCG GGCGAAGAGACCATCCTGCAGTTCAGCTCAGGCACCTTGACGCTGACCCGGCGACCGAAACCACAGCCTGAGCCCCTGAATTACCCAGTGCTGGAGTGGGAGGACATCACTTTTGAGGACCTCATCGGGGAGGGGAACTTCGGCCAAGTCATCCGAGCCATGATTAAGAAGGACGGGCTCAAAATGAATGCAGCCATCAAGATGCTGAAAG AGTATGCCTCTGAAAATGACCATCGTGACTTTGCGGGAGAACTGGAAGTTCTGTGCAAATTGGGGCATCACCCCAACATCATCAACCTCTTGGGGGCCTGTGAGAACCGAG GTTACTTGTATATCGCTATTGAATATGCCCCCTACGGGAACCTGCTAGATTTTCTGCGGAAGAGCCGGGTCCTGGAAACGGACCCAGCTTTTGCTCGAGAACATGGAACGGCCTCCACCCTCAGCTCCCGGCAGCTGCTGCGTTTTGCCAGTGATGCTGCCAATGGCATGCAGTACCTGAGTGAgaagcag TTCATCCACAGGGACCTGGCTGCCCGAAATGTGCTGGTCGGAGAGAACCTGGCCTCCAAGATTGCAGACTTTGGCCTTTCTCGGGGGGAGGAGGTTTATGTGAAGAAGACTATG GGGCGTCTCCCCGTGCGCTGGATGGCCATTGAGTCTCTGAACTACAGCGTATATACCACCAAAAGTGACGT TTGGTCCTTTGGGGTCCTCCTCTGGGAGATCGTGAGCCTTG GGGGCACACCCTACTGTGGCATGACTTGTGCTGAACTCTATGAGAAGCTGCCTCAGGGTTACCGAATGGAGCAGCCTCGTAACTGTGATGATGAAGT GTACGAGCTGATGCGTCAGTGCTGGCGGGACCGTCCATATGAGCGACCTCCCTTTGCACAGATTGCACTGCAGCTGGGCCGAATGCTGGAAGCCAGGAAG GCCTATGTGAACATGTCGCTGTTCGAGAACTTCACCTATGCGGGCATTGACGCTACAGCTGAGGAGGCCTGA
- the TIE1 gene encoding tyrosine-protein kinase receptor Tie-1 isoform X1: MVWLGAPLLLPILFLASDVGAAVDLTLLADLRLTEPQRFFLTCVSGEAGVGRGSDAWGAPLLLEKDDRIVRTPPPWQPPHLARNGSHQVTLRGFSQPSDLVGVFSCVGGAGARRTPVVYVHNSPGAHLHPDKVTHTVNKGDTAVLSARVRKEKQMDVIWKSNGSYFSTLDWHEAQDGRFLLRFPDVQPPSSGIYSATYLEASPLGSAFFRLIVRGCEAGRWGPGCTKECPGCLHGGVCHDQDGECVCPPGFTGTRCEQACREGRFGQSCQEQCPGTSGCRGLTFCLPDPYGCSCGSGWRGSQCQEACAPGHFGADCRLRCQCQNGGTCDRFSGCVCPSGWHGVHCEKSDRIPQILDVASELEFNLETMPRINCAAAGNPFPVRGSMELRKPDGTVLQSTKAIVEPDRTTAEFEVPRLTLGDSGLWECRVSTSGGQDSRRFRVNVKVPPVARTAPRLLAKQSRQLVVSPLVSFSGDGPIASVRLHYRPQDSTMDWSAIVVDPSENVTLMNLRPKTGYSVRVQLSRPGDGGEGAWGPPTLMTTDCPEPLLQPWLEGWHAEGPDRLRVSWSLPSVPGPLVGDGFLLRLWDGARGQERRENVSSPQARTALLTGLTPGTHYQLDVRLYHCTVLGPASPPARVLLPPSGPPAPRHLQAQALSDSEIQLMWQRPEALAGPISKYIVEVQVAGGSGDPLWMDVDRPEETSTIVRGLNASTRYLFRVRASVQGPGDWSNMVEESTLGNGLQSGDPVQEIRAAEEGLDKQLILATVGSVSATCLTILAALCTLVCIRRSCLHRRRTFTYQSGSGEETILQFSSGTLTLTRRPKPQPEPLNYPVLEWEDITFEDLIGEGNFGQVIRAMIKKDGLKMNAAIKMLKEYASENDHRDFAGELEVLCKLGHHPNIINLLGACENRGYLYIAIEYAPYGNLLDFLRKSRVLETDPAFAREHGTASTLSSRQLLRFASDAANGMQYLSEKQFIHRDLAARNVLVGENLASKIADFGLSRGEEVYVKKTMGRLPVRWMAIESLNYSVYTTKSDVWSFGVLLWEIVSLGGTPYCGMTCAELYEKLPQGYRMEQPRNCDDEVYELMRQCWRDRPYERPPFAQIALQLGRMLEARKAYVNMSLFENFTYAGIDATAEEA; the protein is encoded by the exons ATGGTCTGGCTGGGGGCCCCTTTACTGCTCCCcatcctcttcctggcttctgatGTTG GTGCGGCCGTGGACCTGACGCTGCTGGCCGACCTGCGCCTCACGGAGCCCCAGCGTTTCTTTCTGACCTGCGTGTCCGGGGAGGCCGGGGTGGGCAGGGGCTCGGACGCCTGGGGCGCCCCGCTGCTGCTGGAGAAAGACGACCGCATCGTGCGCACGCCCCCGCCCTGGCAGCCCCCGCACCTGGCCCGCAACGGCTCGCACCAGGTCACGCTGCGCGGCTTCTCGCAACCCTCCGACCTCGTAGGCGTCTTCTCCTGCGTGGGCGGCGCGGGGGCGCGGCGCACGCCAGTAGTCTACGTGCACAACAGCCCCGGAG CCCACCTGCACCCGGACAAGGTCACACACACGGTGAACAAAGGCGACACGGCAGTGCTGTCCGCACGTGTGCGCAAGGAGAAGCAGATGGATGTGATCTGGAAGAGCAACG GATCCTACTTCTCTACCCTGGACTGGCATGAGGCCCAGGATGGCCGGTTCCTGCTGCGGTTCCCAGATGTGCAGCCACCATCGAGTGGCATTTACAGTGCTACCTACCTAGAAGCCAGCCCACTGGGCAGTGCCTTCTTTCGGCTCATCGTGCGAG GCTGTGAGGCTGGGCGCTGGGGCCCAGGCTGTACCAAGGAATGCCCAGGCTGCCTGCATGGAGGTGTCTGCCATGACCAGGACGGCGAGTGTGTGTGCCCCCCTGGATTCACTGGCACCCGCTGTGAGCAGG CCTGCAGAGAGGGCCGTTTTGGGCAGAGCTGCCAAGAACAGTGCCCAGGCACATCAGGCTGCCGGGGCCTCACCTTCTGCCTCCCGGACCCCTACGGCTGTTCTTGTGGATCTGGCTGGAGAGGAAGCCAGTGCCAGGAAG CCTGTGCCCCTGGCCATTTTGGGGCCGATTGCCGCCTCCGGTGCCAGTGTCAGAATGGCGGCACTTGTGACCGCTTCAGCGGCTGTGTCTGCCCCTCGGGGTGGCATGGAGTACACTGTGAGAAGTCAG accGGATCCCCCAGATCCTTGATGTGGCCTCAGAACTGGAGTTCAACTTAGAGACAATGCCCCGAATCAACTGTGCGGCCGCGGGGAACCCCTTCCCGGTCCGGGGCAGCATGGAGCTCCGCAAGCCAGATGGCACCGTCCTCCAG TCCACCAAGGCCATTGTGGAGCCAGACAGGACCACAGCTGAGTTCGAGGTGCCCCGCTTGACCCTCGGGGACAGTGGGCTCTGGGAGTGCCGGGTGTCCACATCTGGTGGCCAAGACAGCCGACGCTTCAGGGTCAACGTCAAAG TGCCCCCAGTTGCCCGGACTGCTCCTCGGCTCCTGGCCAAGCAGAGCCGCCAGCTTGTGGTCTCCCCACTGGTCTCCTTCTCTGGGGACGGACCCATCGCATCTGTGCGCCTGCACTACCGGCCCCAGGACAGCACCATGGACTGGTCAGCCATTGTAG tggACCCCAGTGAGAATGTGACGTTAATGAACCTGAGGCCGAAGACGGGATACAGTGTCCGTGTGCAGCTGAGCCGGCCAGGGGATGggggggagggagcctgggggccTCCCACCCTCATGACCACAGACTGTCCTG AGCCCTTGTTGCAGCCATGGCTGGAGGGCTGGCATGCGGAGGGCCCTGACCGCTTGCGAGTAAGCTGGTCCTTGCCCTCGGTGCCTGGGCCACTTGTGGGCGATGGTTTCCTGCTGCGCCTGTGGGACGGGGCACGGGGACAGGAGCGGCGGGAGAACGTCTCGTCCCCCCAGGCCCGCACCGCCTTGCTGACGGGACTCACGCCTGGCACCCACTACCAGCTGGATGTGCGGCTCTACCACTGCACCGTCCTGGGCCCTGCCTCGCCCCCCGCACGCGTGCTTCTGCCCCCCAGTG ggcccccagcccccCGACACCTCCAGGCCCAGGCCCTCTCAGACTCTGAGATCCAGCTGATGTGGCAGCGCCCAGAGGCTCTGGCTGGGCCTATATCCAAGTACATCGTGGAGGTACAGGTGGCTGGGGGCTCAGGAGACCCACTGTGGATGGATGTGGACAGGCCCGAGGAGACAAGCACCATTGTCCGCGGCCTCAATGCCAGCACACGCTACCTCTTCCGTGTGCGGGCCAGTGTCCAGGGTCCTGGTGACTGGAGCAACATGGTAGAAGAGTCCACTCTGGGCAATG GGCTGCAGAGCGGGGACCCAGTCCAAGAGATCCGGGCAGCTGAAGAGGGCCTGGATAAACAGCTGATCCTGGCTACAGTGGGCTCCGTGTCTGCCACCTGCCTCACCATCCTGGCTGCCCTCTGCACCCTGGTGTGCATCCGCAGAAGCTGCCTGCATCGCCGACGTACCTTCACCTACCAATCAGGATCG GGCGAAGAGACCATCCTGCAGTTCAGCTCAGGCACCTTGACGCTGACCCGGCGACCGAAACCACAGCCTGAGCCCCTGAATTACCCAGTGCTGGAGTGGGAGGACATCACTTTTGAGGACCTCATCGGGGAGGGGAACTTCGGCCAAGTCATCCGAGCCATGATTAAGAAGGACGGGCTCAAAATGAATGCAGCCATCAAGATGCTGAAAG AGTATGCCTCTGAAAATGACCATCGTGACTTTGCGGGAGAACTGGAAGTTCTGTGCAAATTGGGGCATCACCCCAACATCATCAACCTCTTGGGGGCCTGTGAGAACCGAG GTTACTTGTATATCGCTATTGAATATGCCCCCTACGGGAACCTGCTAGATTTTCTGCGGAAGAGCCGGGTCCTGGAAACGGACCCAGCTTTTGCTCGAGAACATGGAACGGCCTCCACCCTCAGCTCCCGGCAGCTGCTGCGTTTTGCCAGTGATGCTGCCAATGGCATGCAGTACCTGAGTGAgaagcag TTCATCCACAGGGACCTGGCTGCCCGAAATGTGCTGGTCGGAGAGAACCTGGCCTCCAAGATTGCAGACTTTGGCCTTTCTCGGGGGGAGGAGGTTTATGTGAAGAAGACTATG GGGCGTCTCCCCGTGCGCTGGATGGCCATTGAGTCTCTGAACTACAGCGTATATACCACCAAAAGTGACGT TTGGTCCTTTGGGGTCCTCCTCTGGGAGATCGTGAGCCTTG GGGGCACACCCTACTGTGGCATGACTTGTGCTGAACTCTATGAGAAGCTGCCTCAGGGTTACCGAATGGAGCAGCCTCGTAACTGTGATGATGAAGT GTACGAGCTGATGCGTCAGTGCTGGCGGGACCGTCCATATGAGCGACCTCCCTTTGCACAGATTGCACTGCAGCTGGGCCGAATGCTGGAAGCCAGGAAG GCCTATGTGAACATGTCGCTGTTCGAGAACTTCACCTATGCGGGCATTGACGCTACAGCTGAGGAGGCCTGA